A genomic region of Friedmanniella luteola contains the following coding sequences:
- a CDS encoding TraM recognition domain-containing protein: MEKLWSSANARIYGGGVDDPAFLRRLSDLIGTAERLHRTASIGHGRRTITRTTQDKPILTPAELRELPQGRAVVFASGTPAVLTHPIPWREGATPPPSTPHSPNPARQRRDHHRARRRPGRRLL; this comes from the coding sequence ATCGAGAAGCTGTGGTCGAGCGCGAACGCCCGCATCTACGGCGGTGGTGTCGACGACCCCGCCTTCCTCCGCCGGCTCTCCGACCTCATCGGCACCGCCGAACGGCTGCACCGCACCGCCAGCATCGGCCACGGCAGGCGCACCATCACCCGCACCACCCAAGACAAGCCGATCCTCACCCCCGCCGAGCTCCGCGAGCTCCCCCAAGGCCGAGCGGTCGTGTTCGCCTCCGGCACCCCCGCCGTCCTCACCCACCCCATCCCCTGGCGGGAAGGAGCCACGCCACCACCATCCACACCGCACTCACCCAACCCGGCGAGGCAGCGGCGTGACCACCACCGAGCCCGGCGTCGACCTGGACGACGGCTTCTTTGA